From Sporolactobacillus pectinivorans:
ATCCTGCCCCTGTCATCAGAAATGACTGCAGCTGCTCCAACGAGTATCAGCGGCCTGTGTCCGACCAGCTTTCGAATGTCCTCAATGTATCCCATTTCCCCCACCTCGCAGAAGCAAGTATATCACAGAATTCATGGGGATATCACAATCAGCGCGGGAAAAAGCGCCTTTCAAGCGGTCGCTCTGCGCGGACTTCTGCTTCGCGCCTGCAAAGCCTTCAAGGCATTAGCTGCCAGCAATCCAATCAGCAGAAAAGTTACCTTGCTCAAGTATAAATACGCAGCGCCGCTGATTAGTGCCACCAGTATGCCGAACACAATTTGTTCGTGATCCTTGGCCGGTGAAGTTGGGGGATCGGTCAGCATGAAAAAGGCAAGAAACAAAGCCGCGTTGATATAGGGCATACGAAGCGCGTAGCCGGCATCCGTAACACCGACCAGACCCGCAATCATGAAGAAAAAGATGTACGTGGCAAGAAAAGCGAAAACAAGTGGAAATTTGTTGATTCGGTTTACAACATAAAATCCGCCGGCAATCAGGATAACGACTGTCCAGGCGGGTAGCATCGACAAACCGCTCCACCAGCTTTCTCCAGTTGAAAAAAGGGTTGAACTGGCAAGCAGCCCAATCGCCGCAGGATTAAAAACCGGTTTCCTTTTATCTTTGAAGAGATGCTTGAAAGCAAGGGCAACCAGCGTCACAAACATAACCAAATACC
This genomic window contains:
- a CDS encoding RnfABCDGE type electron transport complex subunit D, whose protein sequence is MARLDTNVKSARTYHPETRTAIRQKSSKSKKHSFSFSKFIKSPKGIVFSIILMLSLIGLAYPQSSGGLKNILLAIATGVFTDFVVAYVTYRPKYFSDGALVTGLIIGGILGPAVPWYLVMFVTLVALAFKHLFKDKRKPVFNPAAIGLLASSTLFSTGESWWSGLSMLPAWTVVILIAGGFYVVNRINKFPLVFAFLATYIFFFMIAGLVGVTDAGYALRMPYINAALFLAFFMLTDPPTSPAKDHEQIVFGILVALISGAAYLYLSKVTFLLIGLLAANALKALQARSRSPRRATA